AGAATCATGAGATTAGTGTAACAGTGTTTGTAGCCAAAGATTGTTATACTTCGTCTGGTACATTCTTGAGAAAGAATCATCCTCACTTCTCTCTTCCCAAATTCCCCATATCTTCTGCCAAGAACAAATTTATCGCCGTGGGATGCGACACGTACGCGACCTTCAGCGGAAGCACGTATGTGACGGGGTGCTTGTCCTCATGCCACAGCGTCTTGGACGTGATTAATGGGTCGTGCTCGGGCATCGGTTGCTGCGAGACTAGCATTCCTCGAGACGCCTACCGATACAACATCTCTGTCACTAGCTACAACAATCATCGCGGCATCTCTGAATTCAATCCGTGCGGATACGCTTTCGTTGCCCAAGACGGCTTCTTTAACTTCTCTACGGACAATCTGCGCGAGCCGCCATTTGATATGGTCCCTCTAGTTGTGGATTGGTTAATTCCAAATAAAACATGCGATGATGCAAAGAAGAATACAGCGACCTACATGTGCCAAGAGAACTCCAATTGTACAGATGCTGAGAATGGAAAGGGCTACCAGTGCCACTGCTTGAAGGGTTTTCAAGGGAACGCCTATCTCCAAAATGGTTGTCAAGGTACCTTTTCCGGTCTTTTCATTAGACCCACCTCACATCCGAACGAGTGCTCCTGTATAGAATCGTGGATCATTATTTCCATCAGGGCGACCATGTTAAATGGatccaattgcataaaaaaCCCAGAGAAAGAAATTCTTAGAAACTTCAAGTCAGAGGACCAAATTTTGACTTGATGAATGGTACATGTTTCAAACGATTCTCCTAGTAATCACGTAACATTTATAATCTTAAAAATCATAACAATCTAGGCCGTTAAACacaatcatattttttttttctttcagatGCACGAATTTTCATTGCTTGAAATTTAATATGACCTATGAAGCGCTTAGTAATAATCTGTAAATTTTCACAGCTATCATTCCGGATATAGCTAGGC
This genomic stretch from Eucalyptus grandis isolate ANBG69807.140 chromosome 3, ASM1654582v1, whole genome shotgun sequence harbors:
- the LOC104431212 gene encoding wall-associated receptor kinase 2-like; this encodes MGGSMQLHRLSLRAVLLLCSLVALFSVVTADVVQTTKPGCANRCGNLTFPYPFGMNDAGNDCYFKEESESFLIFCNDSTDPPTPRMYSKDSNFRVLDISMENHEISVTVFVAKDCYTSSGTFLRKNHPHFSLPKFPISSAKNKFIAVGCDTYATFSGSTYVTGCLSSCHSVLDVINGSCSGIGCCETSIPRDAYRYNISVTSYNNHRGISEFNPCGYAFVAQDGFFNFSTDNLREPPFDMVPLVVDWLIPNKTCDDAKKNTATYMCQENSNCTDAENGKGYQCHCLKGFQGNAYLQNGCQDINECVILQPCVGICTNLPGTYNCSCSKGSRGDGKRWQRLYSYKEVSLNGHRARREHKLPAGSFGRFLVILGASRKKNQQTEREVLPRKWGPPYVAENSF